Part of the Drosophila kikkawai strain 14028-0561.14 chromosome 3L, DkikHiC1v2, whole genome shotgun sequence genome is shown below.
tgtagattAATTTCAATTACTATTAAATCAgtctataattaaaatatatgttcgCTTAATGATTTcacgtgtatgtgtgtgtgagtgtgttacTGCTGTtattgtgtgtttgtttgttgtgttgctgctgtgtgAGCTGCTGCGGCAGATGATGACTCTTCTTAAACGCTAGGTCTCGGCAATTGTGGCAGGTGGTTTGTGGGGAATTTCGAATTTGAAATTGGAATTGGAAGCCAATCGCACTATAAACTTATTATCAAACAGAATAAATCGAGAACAGGAATATGCGGAACATATAGAATATAAAAGTGGGCATCGCACAAGTtgaaacatttaaacaaaacaaattggaCAACGAACGAAACCACACAtgtgtaaacataataaacgGGGGGACAAAAACTCAATGCAAGAGGTCAACATATAACCAGCATGGCATATATCGACTTATACGCGATTATTccaattaaacaaattacaatttaatcaATATAAAGCTCTGTTGTTTTCATATAAATGTTCACtctcttctctctttctcatGCTCACACGACGCGGAACAAACTGTAAATCATCTGTTATGTACGCACTATTACCTACTATAATATTTATCGTAAACGTAGTTAAACGATAAACGTTACTTAATGGATTTTACAAACTAAGAAGCGAAATTATTCTACGGTGGAAAACGAATTTTGGCTATGAAGCAACGTAAATTAAAGAggattattaattattaacaacaCAAGCActcacagccacagccacccccaaactttttgttgtgttgcgcgtgtgtgtgtgtgtaagtgttgGCAAGGCAATCAACATTACATTACggatagtgtgtgtgtgttgtgtgtgtgtgcttagaTGATGAGTTTGTAATGAAATCTCGCTTGAAGCTGTATactagctgctgctgctgctgccccgtCCGCACAATCGCTGGCTGGACCGAATGCGAACCACCATTGGCTCCTACTATGAGCACTTGACACAAGCCCCCTCCACATCAAAGTCCAGGACCATGAGCTTTGTTTCCTCTGTCCCATTGCGCGAGCCCACGGCACAAATAAGCTTCGTGTCGTTTGCcctgaaatattataaatttcgtacacaattattatatattttattaaggaATAGTTTCAAAACTTACCTGATCCGCCACACAACGCCCCCAGATCCACCAGAGTCCAGGGCCACCAGATTGCGTATAAAGTCTCCTGTCTTCACGTCCCACAACTTGACAGTGCCATCGTCAGAGCTGGTCACCACAAATCGGGAATTAAACTGCAGACAAGTCACCGCCGACTGATGCTTGTTTGGACCTACAAAGAGATAGAGTTAAGACCTAGAAAAACCCTCGTTCTAACCGCTACTTACCCGACAGCGTCTGCAGGCATTGTCCCGTTGTGATGTCCCACACCTTGACAGTGGAATCGGCATTGCCCGAGACGAGAATGTTTTGACGCAGCTCCATGCCGGAGGTCAGGCTCTGATGACCCATTAAAGTGTGCTTGCAATTGCCCGTCTCCACATCCCATACGCGTATCGAGGTGTCCAGAGAGCCAGAGACCACATGGAGGCCATCAAACTTTGGGTTAGAAATTAAgattaataaaacaatttccCTCTTTGCCTTAAATCTCCACAAACCTGCAGCGAGTAGACGCGATTCGTGTGACCCTGCAGCGTGTGAAGGCACTCCTGACGCTCCGGATGCCAGATCTTGACCATGTAATCGTAGGCTCCCGATACAATTAGCTTGCCATCGTACTGGACACAACGCACGGCGGCTAAATGGCCAACCAGAACATGAAGACAGGAGCCCTGTTCAATGTCCCAGACGCGAAGAGTGGCATCTCGCGAACCACTTACCACCCTGATGAACATTTTTCTCAAGATTAGCATTATTTCTATAACTGCAGCACAATTTATACTCACTTGTTGCCATGCAGATGCATGCAGCGCACCGTGGATGTGTGCCCCTGAAGCGTATGGACACAGGCACCGCTGTCCATGTCCCAGACCTTGAGTGTGCGATCGGTGCTGCCCGAAATGATAATGTTTCCAGACATTTGGGAAGACCAAACACCACCAGTATGACCCACCAGAGTGCGCAGGCACTGTAAGGATGTCAAGGAAATATATGGTTGAAAAGGGTCTTAGGGAAGTATATAAAACAAGTCTCTTACCTTTCCATTAACCGCCGACCACACCTTGAGCGTATTGTCATCAGAGCCGGACACAATGCGATTGCCGGAGAACTGCAGGCATGTTATCACATGGTCATCGTGGCCCTTGAGCACTTTGGGCTTACGCACTGGACGCGACCGCCAGTTCATCTCGATGATATGCTGGCGCATATAGGCAGCCTTCCAAGGTGAAGCTATGGGCGGCATATTGCCATCGCGTCCCCTCTTAGGGCGATCGCTGCGCGGTTCGGCCAGTATCTGCGCCTTTCGGCACTTCTCCTTCCACAGCAGGTTGTCGTCGCACAGGAAGCGCCAGCTGCGACACGTCTGGGCAGCCCTCAGCAGATCCTTTGGCTCCAAATAAGAGAGCACAAAGAGGGCCAATTCCCGGGGCAGCAGGGAGATAAAGTCACGCTGGAACTGCGGCTCAATCACCTTCATCATGTGGCGGACCTGCGAGGCATCGCAATGCTCAATCAGTCGGTCCAAGGCGAGCAGACAGTCGACATGCGACCACCGCTGGAACTGGGCCAACCAGTGTTGCAGCTCTGGCGGCGGATTGTCTCGTGACGGTACAGATCGTGGTGTACGGCGACCGAAGCCCGAGCCCGGCGAAGCATTGGCGAGGTGTTGTGACGAAGGCGTCAGGGACAGCACCGCCGTGGGTACCGAGGAGGAGCGCGGGGTGGAGGCAAAATCGTAGGCAATCCGTTTGCGACAGTTATCACCCAATCCTGAGCCAGAGTCACCCACTCCACCGCTGGCGGAGATGGTCATCGAGTAGTCGGTGCCATCCAGTAGACGCCCCTCGTTGAACTTCCGCTTGCGCTGCTGCGACGGGATCAGCGAGCTGGTGTTGCTAAACGATCCATTGCCATTGACCGCTTTATAGGCGGAAAGGATATGGGGCTCCTCGTGATCCATGGGATCCAGGTCATAGGCCTCGCTCAAGCTGGCATTGCTGCCGCCATAGCTGCTGCCGTTCTGGCAGGTGCAAATCTCCTCCAGATCGGAACAGTTGTTCTCCTCATCGCAATTGGCCCATGGCTCGTCGGCATTAAAGTCGCCGGGCTCCACCAGGCCATCACCAGCGCCAGCACCAGCTCCCTCCTCGACCACCACCTCTAGATGGATGACATCGCCAGAGCCGTTGCGCCTTGGCCGCGCCACTACTCCTACAGATTGTTGCGCTGAAGCTGCTCCTGTTAATGACCCACTGGCAGTCGGGGGATTGCTGCGTGCCAGGAATCGTTCCTGTGTCTGGGCGCTGGCATTCACCTGACGCGCCACCGGCTTCGTCGTTGATGCACTTGATGCATACTGGCAACGATTAGAGTTGGTGGAAGCTGATGTCGAAGCCTGAGCATCGCTGCCGCCCAAGCAATCGGAACCGGCCGAACAAGCTGCCGAGGGATTGAGGGCGGTGGTGCGACTGCAACCGCCACCATCCTGAGAAGTCTGCGAACCCACAG
Proteins encoded:
- the ago gene encoding F-box/WD repeat-containing protein 7; translated protein: MERGCPAASSESVARAGERTQSTVSAAPAASQATTSRRRAEGTGSEAAAEGGEAVGAPTKAVSMSTLREDVEDVCVSSNSQHGFAVVLDDESSTFEISSSNSLPTSAGAASTVGVVAVDDSSSTDTINDGPVHASHSQVFFNEPEEDAEDPPVVCLINDDDDEDEDDPDPEVEPEDEEDEELLEDDDDDIAVAAIDCTNTSQLALSDGTIMAADGSKIFLETPVVEEAQPHPGQVTVASQAELAGKPKRLSDEFLLGEEEQAAEGRGGIKSEAGISVVDDQPSEGDRLMSVRLKQMSLTASAVSNPSSADIVAQEETASTSSSRSSSNSSAGLSKADIESMDLIERRDFETEQRLTGGIILRTSSMLSQNKLNLSLIKSMAGGKATGGATNSTSSDDWPSSSNGRTVSSDSKCTYKDLSTTPTSSRKYTNSRLSKSTAKLNLGSSLGSTSSCSQHRSSSASKSMAESSSSSSSATCTGAARTDVYTNTNSNDYPGLVPASSTTSASSCQQNHEQEEGASVSGSVSYSSVGSQTSQDGGGCSRTTALNPSAACSAGSDCLGGSDAQASTSASTNSNRCQYASSASTTKPVARQVNASAQTQERFLARSNPPTASGSLTGAASAQQSVGVVARPRRNGSGDVIHLEVVVEEGAGAGAGDGLVEPGDFNADEPWANCDEENNCSDLEEICTCQNGSSYGGSNASLSEAYDLDPMDHEEPHILSAYKAVNGNGSFSNTSSLIPSQQRKRKFNEGRLLDGTDYSMTISASGGVGDSGSGLGDNCRKRIAYDFASTPRSSSVPTAVLSLTPSSQHLANASPGSGFGRRTPRSVPSRDNPPPELQHWLAQFQRWSHVDCLLALDRLIEHCDASQVRHMMKVIEPQFQRDFISLLPRELALFVLSYLEPKDLLRAAQTCRSWRFLCDDNLLWKEKCRKAQILAEPRSDRPKRGRDGNMPPIASPWKAAYMRQHIIEMNWRSRPVRKPKVLKGHDDHVITCLQFSGNRIVSGSDDNTLKVWSAVNGKCLRTLVGHTGGVWSSQMSGNIIISGSTDRTLKVWDMDSGACVHTLQGHTSTVRCMHLHGNKVVSGSRDATLRVWDIEQGSCLHVLVGHLAAVRCVQYDGKLIVSGAYDYMVKIWHPERQECLHTLQGHTNRVYSLQFDGLHVVSGSLDTSIRVWDVETGNCKHTLMGHQSLTSGMELRQNILVSGNADSTVKVWDITTGQCLQTLSGPNKHQSAVTCLQFNSRFVVTSSDDGTVKLWDVKTGDFIRNLVALDSGGSGGVVWRIRANDTKLICAVGSRNGTEETKLMVLDFDVEGACVKCS